DNA from Desulfobacterales bacterium:
GAGTTCCCCGTCGTCCTCTTCGCGCAGAATGGTCAGGCTTTCGTCAAGCTGGGTCCGGACCCGCTCATACCGTGAATAGAGATCGTGGAGCTTGCTGATATGGGAGTGCTCACGGGCAATCCTCCGGTATTCGGCCTGATTGGCCATCAACTCCGGCTGGGAAAGTTTCCCTTCCAGGGCTGCCAGCTTGTCACCAAGATCAGCAAATTTTTCAAACATAGAAGTCTCGCGGAAAAAAAACAACAGGAAGTATCGTAACCGTTCACCAGGGGCTACAGATTTACGGAACCCACCGGCCATAAAAACGGAAAAGGCCCTCCCCGGCGGGGGAGGGCTGACCGTGTTACACCAAAATGAAAAGCATTAATACTACTTTTTCATGTGCTTGGCATATTTCTTCATGAACTTCTCAACCCGCCCGGTGGAGTCCAAAAGCTTCTGCTTGCCGGTAAAAAAGGGATGGCAGTTGGAGCAGATCTCAACCTTCATCTCAGTAAGGACCGAGCCCAGTTCCACCTGGTTCCCACAGGCACAGCGGGCGCTGATTTTATGATATTCAGGATGGATATCGCTTCTCATCTCTCACTTCCTCCAAAAAATATATCTCCGGCACAAAAAAGCACCTGTTTTCATCAGGATCGATTCACACTTCACTTCACCGGGGCCGGAACCCTATCCGGAGCCGATCAAGCAGGGTATATTACACCCAAAACCAAAAAATCTCAAACGGGAATATGGGAACAACCTATATTTTTGCGGTATCATCAATCCCGAACCTGCGGAACGGCTCAAATTACCGCGGAAAGCGCGGAAGACGCAGGGCGGATTTCTAAAATAATACGACTTTCTCTGCGGCCTCTGCGTACTCAGCGGTAAAAAACTTAAGCCGTCACAACTCCATCGTAACCGTTCACCGGGGGTACGGATTTACGGTAATCTCATGCCCGTAAGCATTCACCAGTGGCTTAGATTCGTTCATTTGGGACTGCGAAGCATACTGGTGCTATTCGAGCAGGCCAAAATGGGCGAAGATGAGGTGCTGGTGAACGCTTACACTCCATCAACTGTTCATTGAGTCCAGAAACTCGGCATTGGTCTTGGTCCGTCTCATCTTATCGATCAGGAACTCCATGGAATCAGCCGGGTTCAACGAGGAAAGGAGCTTGCGCAGGATCCATACCCGGTTCAGCTCGGCCGGCTCCATCAACAGATCTTCCTTGCGGGTGCCGGACCGGTTGATATTGATGGCCGGGAAGATCCGCCGGTCCGCCATCTTGCGGTCAAGGACCAACTCCATGTTACCGGTCCCCTTGAACTCCTCGAAGATGACCTCGTCCATCCGGCTTCCGGTTTCAACCAGGGCGGTGGCAATGATGGTCAGGCTGCCGCCCTCCTCAATATTCCGGGCCGCCCCGAAAAACCGCTTGGGCCGATGCAGGGCCGTGGCCTCCACCCCGCCGGAGAGGATCCGGCCGCTGGCCGGGGTAACGGTGTTATAGGCCCGGGCCAGGCGGGTAATGCTGTCCAGCAGGATCACCACGTCGCGCTGGTGTTCGACCAGCCGTTTCGCCTTCTCGATGACCATCTCCGCCACCTGGATATGCCGTTGCGGCGGCTCGTCAAAGGTGGAACTGACCACTTCCCCGATGACGCTGCGGGACATGTCGGTAACCTCCTCGGGCCGCTCGTCGATCAGCAGGACGATCAGATGGATGTCCTTATGGTTCTGGGCAATGGACTTGGCAATCTTCTGCATCAACACCGTCTTGCCGGTGCGGGGCGGGGCCACGATCAGGCCGCGCTGGCCCTTGCCGATCGGCGCCATCAGGTTGATAATCCGGGTGGAGAAATCCTTGGGTTCACACTCCATGTTCAATCGTTCGTTGGGGTGCAGGGGGGTGAGATTGGTAAAAAGGGTCTTGTCCTTGGCAACCTCCGGCTTGTCGAAGTTGATCCGGTCCACCTTAAGCAGGGCAAAATAGCGCTCGCCCTCCTTGGGCGAGCGAACCACCCCTTCGATCGTATCGCCGGTGCGCAGACTCAACCGCCTGATCTGGGACGGGGAAACATAGATATCATCGGGACCGGGCAGATAGTTGGAATCCGGGGCCCGGAGGAAACCAAAACCGTCCGGCAGGATCTCCAGCACCCCGCTGGCCCGGACCATCCCGTTCTTGTCCGATTTGGCCACCTTGGTCTGGGCCTTGAGGATGGCGAAGATCAATTCCTGTTTACGCAGGGAACTGATCCCTTCGATCTTGTACTGCTTGGCCATCCTGGTCAACTCGATTATCTTCTTTTCTTTCAACTCTGCTAAATCCATTCAGTACATCTCCTCGTCAAGTAACTCTTCACCACGCCGGACACCCGCGCCCGGAGGCCGCATTTCCCCATTGGAAACGGCCAGCGGACAACGTCGCCACGGTACGCCGACATCACCGATGGGGCCGAACCGGGGTTAAAAACAGCCGCCGGCCGGCCGGATATTTTTTCCTAATTTACGACCCGGTAACAAAAAAAGAACGTAAGCGTTCACCAGCACCCCATCTTCGCACGATCAGGCCGGCTCACATAGGCATACTATGGATTCGCCGGCCTGCTTGCACGAATCCGTGGCACTGGTAAACGCTTACAGGCCGGTGGGTTCCGTAAATTTGTAGCCCCCCGGTGAACGGTTACAAAAAAACGGTCCTGAGACAAGCTGGTTGTCTGCTCCTCCACGAACCGGATGCACGCGACCACGGGGGTCACAGGTCTCATGCTTGGTTCATGCCCCGGGATCAGTTACAACCTGGTAACCCTATAATTCCTTCGTGGAAGCAAATATCACCCTTATGCGGAAATCGGATACAGAAATGAATAGATCAAGTGGATTAAAACATGCAGGATTCAAGGAGGTTATTTCTGAATCAAGAAACGTTTACACTTTTCTGTATGATTCGTGCAGGCCCGGTTGGGAACTAGGCGGGAAATTTATGGTAAATTTTTGATGAATACTATGCAGCACATCAGGCCCTGTCAAGTGTTTTTTCCTGTATTTCACTTGCAGCCACTACATTTAGCAAATGCAGCAGTTGGAGATAGGTATCGCTGATGCATCCGCTGTTGTCGATCACATGGTCCGCCAGCCTGGCCTTGACAGCCAACGGCAACTGGGCGGCCACCGCCGCTTCAGCCTCCCCGGCCGTTACCCGGTCACGGCCGGCCACCCGGGCCCGGCAGGTCGCATCGT
Protein-coding regions in this window:
- the rpmE gene encoding 50S ribosomal protein L31, with protein sequence MRSDIHPEYHKISARCACGNQVELGSVLTEMKVEICSNCHPFFTGKQKLLDSTGRVEKFMKKYAKHMKK
- the rho gene encoding transcription termination factor Rho, which encodes MDLAELKEKKIIELTRMAKQYKIEGISSLRKQELIFAILKAQTKVAKSDKNGMVRASGVLEILPDGFGFLRAPDSNYLPGPDDIYVSPSQIRRLSLRTGDTIEGVVRSPKEGERYFALLKVDRINFDKPEVAKDKTLFTNLTPLHPNERLNMECEPKDFSTRIINLMAPIGKGQRGLIVAPPRTGKTVLMQKIAKSIAQNHKDIHLIVLLIDERPEEVTDMSRSVIGEVVSSTFDEPPQRHIQVAEMVIEKAKRLVEHQRDVVILLDSITRLARAYNTVTPASGRILSGGVEATALHRPKRFFGAARNIEEGGSLTIIATALVETGSRMDEVIFEEFKGTGNMELVLDRKMADRRIFPAININRSGTRKEDLLMEPAELNRVWILRKLLSSLNPADSMEFLIDKMRRTKTNAEFLDSMNS